The genomic stretch TAAAACAATTACTCTGAAGGTTGCCGAGGCTTTATCGAAGGATGTGGGCAGGGGTATTATCCGTTTTGATCCTGCCGACTTTAAAAAGCTTGGTGTCGAAGTGGGAGACATTATTTCTATCAGCGGCAAAAGAGAAACTGTATCCAAAGTCATGCCTGCCTACATGGAAGATCGGGGCAAGGCTCTGGTCCGGCTGGATGGAATCACGAGAGAAAACGCTAAGACAGGCATAGACGAGAAGGTCACAGTAAAAAAGACAGATTTTAGCCCGGCACAAAAAATTGTTGTTGCACCTTTGACTCTGATGCGTTCTCACGACGCCCGCTACATAGGGAGCCTGCTTGAAGGACTGCCCCTGATGAAGGGCGACACAGTGAGGGCGAGACTCTTTGGAACAAGGACCCAGGATTTTGAGATTGTGTCAACCTCGCCGGAGGGGGTGGTGCTGATTCATCCCAAAACCGTAATAAATATTCAGGGCCAAAAAGAAGCAGGGGAGGGTGCCAAAAGCGGCAGGATTTCATACGAAGACATCGGGGGACTGGGCAAAGAAATAAGGCGCATTCGAGAAATGATAGAGCTTCCCCTGAAATATCCACAGGTTTTTGAAAGACTGGGTATTGATCCTCCCAAGGGAGTGCTTTTACACGGCCCCCCCGGATGCGGAAAGACCCTCATTGCCCGAGCAGTAGCCAATGAGACAGATGCCCATATCACTCATCTCAGCGGCCCGGAAATAATGCACAAATTCTACGGCGAAAGTGAGGCAAATCTGAGACGGATATTTGAACAGGCAACGTCCCGTGCGCCCAGCATAATATTTCTTGACGAGATCGACGCTATTGCCCCCAAACGCGAGGAAATGGGGGGTGAAAAACAGGTAGAAAAGCGTGTGGTGGCCCAGCTCCTGGCCCTGATGGATGGCCTTGCTTCAAGGGGTGAGGTAATCGTTATCGGAGCCACAAACATTCCAAATGTCCTCGATCCCGCACTGAGGAGACCGGGGCGATTTGACCGCGAGATACAAATAGGTATACCTGACAAGAACGGCCGGCTGGAAATTCTCGATGTTCACACACGGGGTATGCCACTGGCCGAAGATGTTGATCTTGTCCGCATATCCGAGATAACTCACGGTTTTGTAGGGGCCGATCTGCAGGCCCTTTCTCGTGAAGCGGCTATGGTTACCTTGAGAAAAATCTTTCCGGTCATTGATTTTGAGATGGAAGAGATTCCTTACGATACATTGATGGAGCTTCAGGTCACCATGGACGATTTCATGGAGGCCTTAAAGGAAGTAGAGCCTTCTGCCATAAGAGAGGTTTTTACAGAGATTCCGGATGTAAAGTGGGACGATGTCGGCGGCCTTGATGAGATAAAAACTGTATTAAAGGAAACTATCGAATGGCCTCTTAAATACGGCAAGTTATTTGAGCACGCGAAGACTATCCCGTCGAAAGGTATATTGCTCCACGGTTCTCCCGGAACCGGCAAAACTCTGCTTGCCAAGGCAGTGGCTTCAGAATCGGAAATAAATTTCATATCCGTCAAGGGACCGGAACTCCTTTCAAAGTGGGTAGGGGAGAGTGAGAAGGGAATACGCGAGATTTTCAAGAAGGCCAAGCAGGCATCACCGTGTATCATATTTTTCGATGAAATAGACAGTGTTGCGCCAATGCGGGGATCGGACGCGGCATCCCATGTGGTCGATCGCGTTATCAGTCAGTTCCTGACCGAGCTTGACGGGATTGAGGAACTGAAGGGGATTGTCGTTCTGGCGGCCACGAACAGGCTGGATATCGTTGATCCTGCCCTGCTCAGAGCCGGAAGGTTTGATTTTCTCCTGGAGCTTCCAGTCCCCGATAAAAAGACAAGGCTGGAAATATTCAAAGTTCATACAAAGGGGAAACCTCTGGCTTCTGATGTGGATTTTGATGCCCTGGCCGGCGATTCGGAGGGCCTCGTAGGAGCGGACATAGAATCAGTATGTCGTAAGGCTTCAATGTTTGCCTTAAGGAAATTTATCGAATCCGGAAATGAAGATTACTCGAAATTCCTGGTCTCAGACAGTCATTTTAAGGAGGCATTGTCAGTGGTTAGAAAACAGTGGTCAGGGGACAGGGGACAGGGGGCAGTGATTAGTGGTCAGTGAACAGAAAACAGTGGTGAGTGAACAGTGATTAGTGAACAGTAACGGCGGCATAGCCGCCGAACATTCTGATCACTGACAACTGATCACTGTCCCCTGAATTATGGAGGGAAAAGCATGAGTGCAAAAGGAAACTACATTTATGGATTCATCAGCATAGATGAGAAGAAAAAATTTGATTACGCCGGTATCGATGGAGGAGAAGTTTACACACAACCTTATCAGGATATTGCCGCCGTAGTTAGTGATTCCCCATCTATACAATTTGATTCCCTGCCGAAAGAAACTCTTCTTCTTCATCTGGCCGTCTATCAGGCCGTTATCGAAAGGGTCATGAAAAATCATTATATCATCCCGATGAAATTTGGGACCGCAGTACAGGGAGAAGAGGAAATCAAAAGGATACTGAAGAAGGGTTATGATCATATCAAAACAAGCATCATAGCTATGGAAGATAAGATAGAACTTGATGTGGTGGCCATGTGGAGCAATCTGGATGCAGTCTTAAGGGCCATTGGGGAAGAGGAGGAGATAAAAAAGCTTAAGGAAGAAGCAAATTCAAAACCCCCCGACCAGAAACTCGAGGCAGGAATAACCCTGGGGAAGATGGTTAAAACATATATTAACAGAAAAAGAGCAAAATATGCTTCCGAAATGTTGGATGCCCTGAAAAAAGAATCAAAAAACCACCGCACCCACGATGTTATGGATGATTTCATGATTATGAATGTCGCCTTTCTAATTAATAAAGATAACAAAGAAACATTTGAGTCAAAGATAGATCAGATGGATGAAAAATATCAGGGTGAAATAAACTTTAGAATAGTGGGTCCTCTACCGCCTTACAGCTTCTGTACGCTTGAAATGAAAAAGGTGGATTTTTCAGACGTAATCGAGGCCAGAGAGATGTTCGGTTTAGGCGAAGAATCCACAACCCTGGAGATCAGGGAGGCATACTGGGAATTGAGCAAAAAATTCCATCCTGACAGATATCCGGGTGCTGCGGAGGTGCAAAAGAGGTTTGAAAATATAACGAGGGCCTACCGGCTTCTCAGCGATTATTGCGAGGGAGAACAATGTTCCTTTAAGGAAAAAGACGTAAGGGAATGGCTCGTCGTCAAGCCACTGGAACAGCCGGGAGCGCATAGATAATGAGAAAATTGCTCTATGTTCCCGTTATCCATGTGGACTCTGATCTGGGAAGCATTGCTTCTGATATCGATAAAAGAAGCGCTAATATATGCGGGGAAGAGCGGTGGGAGAGGCATAAACAGAGCGTGACCATATTTTGGGATAAAATCGAGGAATATTTTAAGAAGCTGGATGCCGGAAATTTGAAAATCTATCAGGACGGCTTACTGGCGGATGGCGAATTAGGACAGAAGATCATTGAGGAAGGAGCCCGAAAAGGAAGCAGAAACTTCCGGATTATCCTTGATTTGATGGGGAGAGGGGGAGAAATCCGAAAAACGGAAGATGTTGAACTTCTTAAGGAAGAATATAATCGCATTCTTAAGCTTGCCCAGACAAAATCACTCTGGGAAAGGGCCACGGCTTATATAGGCTATAGAATCCATAAAGATAGAATAATGGAGGAAAGAGACAGATTTGTTGCGGAAACCATAAATGAAACCCTTAAGGAAAAAGAAATTGGCGTCCTTTTTATGGGGGCCTTTCACGAGGTAGTTCAACATATAGCAAAAGACATCAAGGTAGGAGAAGTGAAAAACATAGAAAAGGTTAGAGGCTACTTCAAAGAACTTATATCCGGCAAAAACAAAGACAAATACGATGAATTGACAGAGTATCTGATCGCTGATGTGGATGTTGAGGCTCCCGAGGTATAGGAAGCCGTCCTAAAACGCACCAAAGTTGTCATTTCGAGCGGAGCGAGAAATCTTATTGTAAGGAAAAAGATCATGTCAGACAAAGACGGCCAATATATATATGCCATCGTGGCAACTGACAAAGAAAAGAGCTTTGGCCCCACAGGTATCGGTGACCGCAAAGACGAGGTTTATACCGTATGCTATCAGGATATCGGGGCCGTGATCAGCTCTTCTCCTGTTGTTAAATATTCCGTTACCAGAGCAAACACAATGGCGCATCAGAACGTAATGGAAAAGGTCATGAAAGATTATCCCATGCTGCCGGTGAGATTCGGAACTATTGGAGAGGGAACAGATCTTATCAGGGAAAAGGTTTTAAAGGCCAGATATGACGAGCTTAAAGAACTTTTAACATATATAGAAGACAAGATGGAGCTTGGCCTCAAGGTTCTATGGACAAGTAAGGAAAGTACCTTCCTGGAAATCGTAGATGAAAACAGGGATATCAGGATGTTTAGAGACCGCCTCATGTCAAGGAAGGTAAGGCCGCAGCGTGATCAGGTCAGGTTGGGCGATATGGTGAAAAAAGCCCTGGAGACCAAGAAGATGAAGGAAGAAAAAGCAATTCTCGATTTATTGAAAGAACTCTGGGTGGAACATAAGAAAAACGATGTTTTCGGCGATCAGATGATTACCAACAGCGCCTTTCTGATCCGGAAAGATAGTGAAAAGGCATTTGACGAAATGGTGGATAAATTGATGACAGGGTGTGACGGCAAGATGAAATTCAAATATGTGGGCCCGGTGCCGCCATGCAACTTCGTGGAAATTGTAGTGAAATGGTAACCAGTGGGCGGATGGCAGTGGACAGTGGTTAGTGGGTAGCAACTAATGACTAATGACCAATGACAAGTGACCAATGACTAAATTATGGCTTTTATATTAGATGACATATTGCTTTCCCCTCTCAAATTGACCGTATGGCTGGGAAAGAAACTCAGGGAATCTGCCTATGAGGAGATAACCGACGAGTCAAAGATTCATGAAGAGCTGTTGTACCTTCAGATGCGGTACGAGATGGAAGAAATAGACGGTGAGGCGTATGAAAGAGAAGAAACAAAATTGATGGAACAATTGGAATCCATTAGAAAAATAAAAGAGGAGATGTAGATATGTCGGAGAAACGGGGAAGAGGGGGAGCATTTCGATGCCCCAGGTGCGGAGAGATAACTTCAGGGGGTTTGAAGAGTTGCCCT from Syntrophales bacterium encodes the following:
- a CDS encoding CDC48 family AAA ATPase, giving the protein MTADKTITLKVAEALSKDVGRGIIRFDPADFKKLGVEVGDIISISGKRETVSKVMPAYMEDRGKALVRLDGITRENAKTGIDEKVTVKKTDFSPAQKIVVAPLTLMRSHDARYIGSLLEGLPLMKGDTVRARLFGTRTQDFEIVSTSPEGVVLIHPKTVINIQGQKEAGEGAKSGRISYEDIGGLGKEIRRIREMIELPLKYPQVFERLGIDPPKGVLLHGPPGCGKTLIARAVANETDAHITHLSGPEIMHKFYGESEANLRRIFEQATSRAPSIIFLDEIDAIAPKREEMGGEKQVEKRVVAQLLALMDGLASRGEVIVIGATNIPNVLDPALRRPGRFDREIQIGIPDKNGRLEILDVHTRGMPLAEDVDLVRISEITHGFVGADLQALSREAAMVTLRKIFPVIDFEMEEIPYDTLMELQVTMDDFMEALKEVEPSAIREVFTEIPDVKWDDVGGLDEIKTVLKETIEWPLKYGKLFEHAKTIPSKGILLHGSPGTGKTLLAKAVASESEINFISVKGPELLSKWVGESEKGIREIFKKAKQASPCIIFFDEIDSVAPMRGSDAASHVVDRVISQFLTELDGIEELKGIVVLAATNRLDIVDPALLRAGRFDFLLELPVPDKKTRLEIFKVHTKGKPLASDVDFDALAGDSEGLVGADIESVCRKASMFALRKFIESGNEDYSKFLVSDSHFKEALSVVRKQWSGDRGQGAVISGQ
- a CDS encoding gas vesicle protein GvpG, with product MAFILDDILLSPLKLTVWLGKKLRESAYEEITDESKIHEELLYLQMRYEMEEIDGEAYEREETKLMEQLESIRKIKEEM
- a CDS encoding GvpL/GvpF family gas vesicle protein, giving the protein MSAKGNYIYGFISIDEKKKFDYAGIDGGEVYTQPYQDIAAVVSDSPSIQFDSLPKETLLLHLAVYQAVIERVMKNHYIIPMKFGTAVQGEEEIKRILKKGYDHIKTSIIAMEDKIELDVVAMWSNLDAVLRAIGEEEEIKKLKEEANSKPPDQKLEAGITLGKMVKTYINRKRAKYASEMLDALKKESKNHRTHDVMDDFMIMNVAFLINKDNKETFESKIDQMDEKYQGEINFRIVGPLPPYSFCTLEMKKVDFSDVIEAREMFGLGEESTTLEIREAYWELSKKFHPDRYPGAAEVQKRFENITRAYRLLSDYCEGEQCSFKEKDVREWLVVKPLEQPGAHR
- a CDS encoding GvpL/GvpF family gas vesicle protein, whose translation is MSDKDGQYIYAIVATDKEKSFGPTGIGDRKDEVYTVCYQDIGAVISSSPVVKYSVTRANTMAHQNVMEKVMKDYPMLPVRFGTIGEGTDLIREKVLKARYDELKELLTYIEDKMELGLKVLWTSKESTFLEIVDENRDIRMFRDRLMSRKVRPQRDQVRLGDMVKKALETKKMKEEKAILDLLKELWVEHKKNDVFGDQMITNSAFLIRKDSEKAFDEMVDKLMTGCDGKMKFKYVGPVPPCNFVEIVVKW